The Eubacterium sp. MSJ-33 genomic sequence TGGTTGATGGAAATTCAGTTAAAACTATGCAGCTCAATCAGGATGCATGCTATGAGGTAAAACAGAAGGCGGGAGTTAATACGGTTGTTGTGCAGGACGGCAGCGTGACTGTGCAAAATGCAGACTGCCCGGATAAGATATGTGAGAAACACCAAGCAATCAACCGGACCGGAGAGACGATTATCTGTCTGCCGCATAAGCTGGTTGTGGAAATAAAAGAGTAATGGTCGTTGAAGAATGAACGTGTCAAACAACGTGGGGAGAAACTGTATATGCAGGAAAAACAGCCACAATTAAATAATAATCACAAAATCGCACTTTGCGGTGTGCTGATTGCGCTCGCCATGATTCTATCGTATCTGGAAAGCCTTGTGCCAATCCATATGGCGGTACCCGGGGTGAAGCTTGGTCTTGCCAATCTGGTTACGATCATCGCACTGCAGAGACTGGATTTGAAGTCGACGATTGTAATCTCAGTTGGTCGTATCATCCTGTCAAACGTTTTGTTCGGAAATATGGCGGTGTTATTGTATAGTCTGGCAGGTGCGGCTTGCAGCATATTGATTATGACACTGTTTAAGAAATGCCGTGTGTTCGGACTGGTTGGAATCAGTGTTGCGGGTGCAGTATTTCATAATCTGGGACAGATTCTGGTGGCAGTCTGTGTCATGGAAAATATACGAATTTTATATTATATGTTTGTGCTTTTGGTTACAGGAACAGTTGCAGGTGTGGCAATCGGGCTGCTTGCATCATTTCTGCTCAAAAATATAAGATTTTAGACATAAAAGTTGTGAAATTAAGAACACATTTGTTGATAAAAATCCCTACTTGTATTAAAATATTTATAAATATTTTTTTGAGTGGGGTCGATACGATGAAACTAACTTTTAAAGGAGGCATCCATCCATAC encodes the following:
- a CDS encoding NusG domain II-containing protein, whose translation is MESKQERKLISHADILLIVGILILAMAGFFAWKKLQKPGAYVDIMVDGNSVKTMQLNQDACYEVKQKAGVNTVVVQDGSVTVQNADCPDKICEKHQAINRTGETIICLPHKLVVEIKE
- a CDS encoding Gx transporter family protein, whose amino-acid sequence is MKNERVKQRGEKLYMQEKQPQLNNNHKIALCGVLIALAMILSYLESLVPIHMAVPGVKLGLANLVTIIALQRLDLKSTIVISVGRIILSNVLFGNMAVLLYSLAGAACSILIMTLFKKCRVFGLVGISVAGAVFHNLGQILVAVCVMENIRILYYMFVLLVTGTVAGVAIGLLASFLLKNIRF